CATCCTcttctccaggaagacttcccgtgaccccctccccaccctacccACCTTCTTCCAGAACCCTCCGGTTCTGTCTCCCATGACATCCTCTCCCTCTCGGAGTTATGAGATCTCCCAGGGCAGAGACCCCTTGTGCTGACTGCTGCACCTATTATTTCAGGGGCTCGGGGTCAATGTGCTGAGAGCCCACTCTGTTTTATAAATAGAGTTTTCTTTTGtccctgtctcctctctccaTTTGCTCTCTCAGGTACAACAGCAGGGAGCAGAGACCATAGAATATCGTTAAAATGTAAGCTGGCTCTGTAAGTAAACGGTTAACAGAAGCAAGTAAGTTCTGTGAATTGGCCATGAGGTAAGTTGGCGTTCATGGAACTGATCGCCAGATGATTGATGGTCAGCAAACTGGCCTGGTCCATCACAGTGCTTGGCTCGTAGTAGAAGCACAATAAGAGTTAGCTGTTATTCTCATTGCTCTGATGATCAGTGGTCACTTAGTGAAAGTTTGTTGAGTAAATAGAGGTCATTTGTGCACTGTGGTTTAGAATCATGAGCAGAaaactcttcccttccctctgtttGAAacacttttccctcttctcttctcaagcTACAAAAAGCTTACTCATTCTTCAAGGCCTAGTTCcaaagtcacctcctccaggaagccttccaagCCCTGCAGGCTTGTTCATCCCTTTACAGCCTCCCCATCTCAGGGAACTGGACGGATTTGTTTCTCTcatccttctgttctggagaacCATGAACTCCTTGAGCAAAGGAGCAAACTCTGACCTAAGGCTGAGGCCCCGGCGTCTGGCTGAGGGCCTGGCACACGAGCGCTGCTCACAGTGTGTGTTGAGGTGCACTGGAAAAACAAGCAGCCCTGATTCTGGGTCTGACTGGGTCACTAACTGGCTCTGCTACCTTTGCTCTCAGTGTTCTCCATTTCCCCTCTAAAATGAGAGGAGTGGATTTGGGGTTAGTTTCCCAAAGGGCGTTCTTTGGAACCAGTATGGTGATGACAGGCATTTCCTCCGGTGGAGAGTGGGGAGTTGTGTGCGTGTGTTAGGAAAGATTGTCAGTGCTGCGTTAAGGTGGTTTCAAGTTTCGTTTGTTTGTGTTTAAGCTTCAGAGCTTCTCAGAGCCTTTCATGTGTTCAAGCGTACTACGAATTTCCAGGAGGAGGGCATAGcatgcagcatttcccaaactacTTGGATCAGGGAACTCCATGTAGTAAAGCCATCTATGGGATTTGGGTTCCAAAGAAGACGCTTTGAAAAACACTAGATTAGCCAGCCGCCTCCGGGACGTCCTCTGCTCTAGCTGCTGTGTCTAGTTCCTGGGAATTCAAAGATGAGTCAGACAGCCCTGTCGTGAGGCTCCCCACCAGGCAGGAAGAAAACACTTGTGCTTAGGCAGCCAGATGCTAGATACAAAGAATCAGTGTCCTGGGAGAGGTGCAGACACAGAGGCACGAGTCTGGAAGGGAGAGAAAGCGTGCCTGGCTGTAGGCATCTGAGATGGCCTcgtggagggggaggcaggagagcaggacTCTGATGACGAGGGGGATTTCAACTGTTGGCGATGGAGGGGAAGGGCCAAGAACCTCGGCAAAGGCAGAGAAGGGACAGCCCAAGGTACAGACGAGGCTCAACAGTCTGTCTGGAGGTAACGAGCATGCGGGGAGCCTGCAGGTGAAATTGGGAAGAAAAGCTGGAGTTAGCCCAGGCTGGGCCCTTGAGCTCTAGGCTGAGCCAGGGCTTCACCCCTAATGCAGAGGGGGGCTACTGAAGGTTGCTGAGCCAAGGTGTGCTTGCGGCCGGGGGTGTGCTTGTGGAAGGGTGTTCTGGTAGCCATTCACAAGGTGGgtgggaaaagagggagagaggcagagaaggaagtcCTGGCAGGAAGAGCAGTCGtgaggacaaaaaaagaaaactaatctgACAGGTCTAAGATCCCAAATAAATAGAACTGGTTTGCCtggaaaatatatatagagagagagctCTTCAACCAGTATTTCCTGAGCCAGCAGCCACAGGGGCGCAGCAGTGGCTTACAGCAATGGTCTCCAGCTGCACGGAGCTTACAGGCCTGAGACAGGGACAGACGTTAATCAAATGCCCAGACACAATTACAAACCGGGATGGGTGTAATAAAGAAAAGTTTAGGATGTTAAGCACATAAGAGCGGGTAGCCTAGTCCAGGAGAGTTGGGGTTGGCTGGTTGCAGGAAGTGTCACGGAGCAGAAGTCTGAAGGCTGACCGGGGGTTGACCGGGCAAAGAGGGAGTGAAGCGCATCCCAGGCAGAGCGACGGCGGTAGGACTGCGCTAAAGGAGCGAAGGCCAGGGTGCTGGTTGGTGGTTTGAGTGCTGGGAAGGTGGTGATGCCTCTTAGAAAAACAGAGTCCAGGAGAAGTCCTAATTTCAGGAGGTGAGAAGAGGACAAGAAAGCGAAAGAGGAGCAGCTGGAGCAGTAGAAGAAGAATTCAGGGCTTTCCCacccactcccccaacccccaggagCCCCCCCATTCCAAGCACCCCCAAGCTTGCGTCAGCCTCCTTACCTTGCATGAAGTCCCAAATGTTGCACCTCTGTCCTGAGAGGCGGACCACGGGGCTGTTTGGGGCCAGACCCCCTCTCTTAGTCGTGTCCTCTAGTCACTGCCAATGGACCTTCAGGACAAACCAGAAATACTGGGTGCTGTAGAGGGTCGGGACCCAGTTGTCGTAGGAGAAGTGAGGGTTCTTCTGGTTCATGGCCACGATGTGCTGCTTGACTCTGTCAGGAAACAGTGTCAGCAGCACTTTGCCCACGGCCACTTGCAGGGCCACCTGCAGGAGCACCCAGAGCCTTTTCAGCCACAGCCCTGCCCGGGGCAGCCCCATGTTGGCACAGCCAGAGCTGGCTTTGAGGCTGAGGGGCAGAGGCCACAGCCGGGTGACACTGGGCGGAGCTGGACAAAGGTGCAGGGTGGGAGTAGCCAACCCAGGACAGCAGGAAGGGGTCAGGACAGAAGGTGTTTGCCTTCCTGTCGTGGACTGGAAAATTCCAAACCAGGTGCTCAAAggtctgtccttttttttttttttttttgaggaagattagccctgagctaatatctgctgccaatcctcctctttttgctgaggaaggctgccctgagctcacatccgtgcccatcttcctccactttatatgcgggacgcctgccacagcatggcttgccaagcggtgccatgtctgcaccaggacccgaaccggcgaacccagggccaccaaagtggaacgtgtgaacttaactgctgtgccactgggccggcccctcagaggTCTGTTCTAATTGTTAGTGTTTCTGATTCTTCGTCTT
This genomic interval from Equus quagga isolate Etosha38 chromosome 5, UCLA_HA_Equagga_1.0, whole genome shotgun sequence contains the following:
- the DIO1 gene encoding type I iodothyronine deiodinase — protein: MGLPRAGLWLKRLWVLLQVALQVAVGKVLLTLFPDRVKQHIVAMNQKNPHFSYDNWVPTLYSTQYFWFVLKVHWQ